In Schizosaccharomyces osmophilus chromosome 1, complete sequence, the genomic window CCTTTCCTTGTGGCTTCTACACGCTACCTTGGAAATTACGATACTGATACATTGTGGACATCGTCTCTGGATCCTCATACCGGTCGAATAATTGAAGGCACCGATTCGCATACAGATTTGCAAGGACGATGCCCAAGACATTTTGTGTTCAACGAAGGTGCTTCTTTACTGGCAGTTGCAATGCAGGATGAAGATTTAGTTCAGGTCTACAAAAGAGAGCCAAAAACCATGAAGTTAgatcttttatttactatCCCCACGCCCAAGCCTACTTGCGCTGTGTTTATTGAAGACGAGGCCCTTGAAGCAAAGTAATTGCTTGAATGATTAGATTCATTTAATACGCTATCTATCTATTACGAACAAGTCGTACAAACTACAAACAGTACAGGCTCTATGAATATATATTTCAGAACTTACCCTCATTTGCTAAGATAATTTTATCAGCTGAAATGTTTTTAGATCAAATAATGCCCATGAATTGTCActaaataatatttattaacTATTTTCACTACAATAAAAGACACGAAGatcgaaaaaagaaagtgtCACAACATAAGGTGTAATTAAGTATATCAGTCGCTGGATATGGAAATTATGCGTCATGTATCAAGGTCATTGacaattaaatttttttgcaGTTTAGATAAAGTTCAAATCAATATAGTAAGAAGAtcagaaattataaaaagcaatgaaCTTAAGCTCGAGACTCGATATGCTTTTTCAACATAGAATctgcattttctttaagtaGGGAAGAAAGTCTCTCAATTTGTTCATTAGTATGCCCAGTGGATATGCAAATTCGCAAAGAGGGTTGAAGCTTGAGACGCTCCATTTTCTCAACGCGCTTAGCACGAGAAATCAAGAAGCCTTGATCCTTACAATATTCCACTATATCTTGCAAAATCGCAACTTGCTTGTTATAAGGAATAGACTTCTTTGTCAAATGGAGGTAAATTACAGGAGATTCAAGGTCACTAGTGGTATCAAAGAACTCGTTTCTTGTAAGCGCGGCATGGAAGAGAGCACACTTGCTACGTAAATCATTCAACATGGATCCACCATCACGATTGAGAATTGCAATGGCTTCATAAGAAGCAGTCGCCAACGCAGCAGGGAGAGCTGCactaaaaatgaaagccATACCAGAAAGACGTTGATGCTCGACCATAAGGGTGGATCCGGCACAAAATCCACCACCGCCAGCCAAACTGGTGTTCAAAGAACCAATAATCATCTCCACATCGTTAGGAGAAACCGAAAAATGTTCAGTCAATCCTTTACCGGTACGACCACATGTACCAAAAGACCAAGATTCATCGAGAATTAAGCGGTACTtgtacttctttttcaaagcaactacttttgaaagatcAACCATATCTCCCAAATTTTCAGAAATACCTTCTGTGATGATAAATCGGCGCGTCAAAGGACGATTGTGACGTTGAAAGTCGTTCTCGAGTTCTTGAAGTATGCGTTCCAAATCTTTCATATCATTGTGTTTGAAGTAACGAATAGTTGATCGAGAAATCTGTATTCCCTTCTGAATGGCAAAATTGCAAGCCTCGTCTACGATCAATATGTCACCACGCTTGGAGAAAGCAGGAATAACCGAGGAAATAGTTTGAAACGACTGAGCGTACACAATAGTTGCTTCGACGCCAATGAAAGAGgcaatatctttttctagACGCATGTGTTTATCCTGAGAACCATAGAAATTCGGTGGTCCGCAAGCTCCTAAACCACATTCACGTATAGTCCTCACCGTAGCATCGTTGATGTATTTATTCTCAGCcaaaccaagaaaattgaaagagctAAAGTTGATGATGGAACGACCATCGGTCAACTTTGTAGATATATGAGTGGATTCAAGGACGGTAAGAGAATTCAGCTCTAATTTTTCCATCTCATCTAAAGGAGATACAAGAGGTTCAGGTTTCCAATCAGCTACCAGTTCATTTACCTCTTTCCCGGTGAGTTCTACATAGTTATTATCAGGTGAAGTCTTCGGTTTTCTCAAGACATAGTAAGCGGCAAAGACAAGCAAAAGGAACTCAATGAAAGTTCTTAAAGGATCATTCTGATATGAGGATTTAACGTAAATCTTTAAAACGTTTGATCCCGGTAAAATATCAAGTAATTTTCCCAAAAACGTTACGGTTTGATTGTAATAAGCATACACATCATCCACGAAGGGATAAGTTGAATAACTCATTCCAGGAGACCTTTtctatataaaaaatttctaAATTCACAAGAATCGCAACTATGCACCTTCAGATTCACTACTCTTGGTTGCTTGTGCTGTCCTTGGGTGTTTGTGAGAAGGCTAGGTGACTACCCGTCGTAAATAGACGTTGTTATGATTCCTTTCAGGcaagtttttggaaattttaCAGTACTTCTACTAATGAAATGTTATTAAAAgagattttgaaataaattttatCTAGGCTTCTCTCAGTGATTTGTACTATTGACTTACTCAAGAACCACCAATTTTAAGGTGTAAAattatcataaaaaataaaataaaaagtaactTTACAAATCTAAATATTCAATGCACGAAGGGATGTTCATATCACAGGTAGAAATATGAATCATTCATTGTGAAAACCGGGAAAGTATACAGAAGGGGAAAGACTATGCTTTTGAGTTAAAACTCGTCGGCAAAAGGtataaatttcaataatGAAGGATCACGCGGATCAAAAGTACACAGCGAAGACCGAAGTAAAAAGTTTAggattttttcatttgtaaCTTTTGTAAAGGAAGGACTAGAAGAAGTAGCTTGGTTCATTAGTTCCTAAAATTATAATGGTTAACAGACTGCGGCGgacaagaaagaaggagGGTATACGGAATCACTTACTTCTAGAACATGTTTCAACTCTTCCAATTCCTCGAGCTGATTAACATTGGCAAATTTATCAATAGTTGCTCTCTGTTTCCGTTCATTAGCACTTAAATTTCCCTTAGACCAGGGCCCTTCTAAAAGTTCCCTGTAATGGTTGTCCAGGAATTCATTAAGGAAGGTGAAAAGTTCCATAGAGGACTTGGAAAcatcatctttttcttgaagtatttttttgtttataaagCTTTTCTTCCCTTTTCTACTAATCGTGTCTTGCTGCTTCAGCCGTTCGGATAAGCTTGTGTTTAACGTTTCCATGTCCCTTCGATACTGCCTTATTTGTTGATATTCTTCATTCAGTAGATCCTTTACCTTCTTGGATGATTCCAATTTATGTTCTAGGTCATTCACACTGTCCTCTAGAGTTCTCCTTTTCAAGATGGATGCTAAGGCTGGATGTTTCTTCAAGTGAAGATATTCCTGTACGCAATCTctgtatattttttgaacatCCTTGGATGATTCACTTTCCCTTTGATGATATTCTCCAATCCGTTTTAGACATTTGTAAATCACTCTTTGCAATTCAACTTCTGCATTGCTGTCTGGCTGCAATAAGTCAAAGCTGGCCTCCTTATGAGAATTTAGCCGTGTCAAGGATGGCTCTTTTGGAGAATTATGATCTTTGTTTGAGTCCATAATGCTACTCGAATCCAACTTTAGCCGACCTGAAACGTATATGTGAAGTCgattgaaagaattgataTAGCGTTTTCTCTTCCAGATAGACTTATAGTATTAATGTGTGGAGTAGAACCACTGCGTCGGTGAAATCTGTCATCATGAAATCTTCATGAATTGACTGTGTGATACAATGGCAGCAGAAAACaggaaaaatgaaaaaaaaaggtgatAATAAAGgatgcaaaaagaaaggatatGAAAGCATACAGcaccccggattcccatgttgtctccaaccatagtactaacgagaccctcagacgcttaactgcagtgatcggacgggaactggtgttttcgcctaggtgtggccgtagacgTTTGTTGtgttttgtaaaaataaatgggTTCATTATTGATCCAGTCGTTTTGGCTTGATGAACTACAAGATCCAATTCGGCTCTGTTCCATCTGGTAATTTATCACGGTTGAATGGAGAATGCTTTCGTATTGTAAGAATAAGATTTGAAAACACGcagttttctcttttctattgattCACATTGTGGTCGCAGAAGCATGAGATTGAGTGTTTGAGTTTATGGGCTGAAAAAGTTGTAGTTCTATAAATCGGTTCTACTTAAACGTTTTTCATGGTCCGTCGACTTGACTCTCTAAATAAACGataatttcattaattAAGCTACATCTGTCGAATCTTTCGATATGAAGACTTGTGCTTTCTACGCTGTGAATCATTTGTACCTCTGGCGGTAATCACTTTCGTTCTTACAATTAATGAAAGACACGACACATTGTTGAGTAAAAAACTAGTTAATTACGATGTTATTTTCGTcagaataattaaataatcattaaaaaggatgtctataaatgaagaaaatgaacgatgCATAAACAACGGTGCTgtgaaacaaataaaaaaagagtgaaTTAGTAAAGCAATCAAAGTCTGCCGGATTCATCAAATGCTTGCTTTTGTGAGAGCAAATACAGGAACTTGGTAGACTGCAATTGACATCgatgtttccaaagaaggagcgatatataaagaatgaaagcGGATTCGGTAAAAGTCAAACTTCAGCCCGCTCAGCAAGAGGTTGAAGttcgatttcttcgttcCGAGGTGTTTCTTCTCCTCGATTTGTTCCTTATAAATAGGTTAGTAGGAtgttaaagaaaacataacaCAATGTACAATACCTGAATCCCACAACAAAAAGTCTACCATAACGCTTAGACTCATTCCTATGCTCTTTTTCACGGTTTTTACGAAACTAACGCAGCTAGAGTTTACGCTTTCTCGAGCCTTTCCGTTTACTAGAATAGTTAGAATAGTTCACAGGTTGTATGGCATactcgaaagaaaaagaaacaagacagaatcaacaaaacaaacagcaTAGGAAAATTGattgtttatcttttcaaatcctgtTAACTTCTTTGCAGCATAATACACGACAAAACCAGGGACATTGAGAAAACACACATATAATGCTGCGATACACATAGCTGACAATACGTTTTTGGTTGCTCTTCCAGCTTGCGTGAACCATTCTTTAGGCATTTGAGTTATTACTAATAGTTAGTGAGTCATTAAAAATCCTGAAATTAGTTTCTTACCAATTGTCAATGACAGAAATAGAGCGCACCAAACGCCAAAAAGTACCCAAACGGCAAGCTGATTAAACGGaatttcataaacaagaagaatgacCCTCGCAACAATCAAGCATACATTatatacaataaaaatagcaaaaacaattgctaATTCACGAGGCGTCagatatcttttctttttagaactttcttctgtttcagGAGCCATTTCGAGATCAATAAATTTGGTTGAAGCTAATGGATGTATTAGTAACTGTTCTTTCgttgtttgtgaaaaggATAGAGGTATTCGCCCTGTTTGTTGACACTTATCGACAAGGTTATTCATCTCAAACccaacaaataaataaacaagcatgattcttccatcaaAAACCGCTCAAAAAGCACGCAAAAAATCaacctttcctttctatttcaactAATCTTACCTGAATACGGAGGAGGCGTACCATCTGAAGGAGACGACTGACTATCtgccttttcatcattgagcgttttggaagagtcatcagaatctgaaataggagtatatttgtttttcatatttacaatggcaaTTAGAGCCCAAAATGATACTGACTTTTACACTCTAAATGAAATCAACTAGAATCACCAAGAAAAGTCCGTAGGAACTGGTTCCGCTCTTCACAGATCTgtcagaaaaaggaattggacCTTGCttaaaaagcaaactaACCTTACAACACGAGTGTTCccttaaaaccaaagatgcgagtttgaaaaaatcttggtaATGGCTTTTCGCATGTcttaattcataaaagcagcGACATTATGTCACTGACTGGTCACAGTCCTCGTTACGATTATTCAacgttggttttttattgcGATTTGTCGTAATAgtataatccaaaagagtcgtcgtttattacaaaaagtaaacaaaggaacatTTGGCAAAAACAACCATGCTGTTTGcttaaattataaaaacaGGATTAGAAATGCATATCTTTGTATTAGAAGGTTCCGTGATTTTGGCTTAATGAACTCCAGGGAAAAGGATTGAACACTCTAGATTTTCGTAGCCTTACTTTCAGCAAATTCATCGGAAGTTTGTAAAAGCATTGTTTCAACTATCACGAACAGCATTTATACTGACAAGTacatctttctttttatttaatttattttgattacacgatagaaacaaacaaaagcgatTTCGGACAGTTCATCAAttgtatatataaatagaaTAGCGTACGCTTACTAACTATCGGTAATTTGGTTTAACGAAATGTAACATACAGATGCCAATGGGTGGATGTCAACTTCACCTCTACAAAACTCTAACCATTGCCATTGCGGGCTCATTTCTCGGCTTTTATAGGAACTTTTGTTAGcgttttacttttatttgtaGCGCTAGTTGATCTGGGCGctttttttcgaaaattGTAAGCGTTTTGGTCCTTTTACTACGTAATTTGATAATAGTCGCAGTATCTTCCTTACCATTGCAAAGGCGATTGAGTAACTCTTTAAGTCTCAGCTTTTatcaacaaaaatgaatgaaaaggaaagagaaaggcATCTAAAAACTGTCGAACCAGCCGAAGTTGCTTGTTTGAGCTCTTCTACAAGTTCTGACAGCTATTTACCGAAGTACAGCGAAATCCCCTATTCTCATGCTGACAATATGGAGAAAGgttgtttatgtttacaTTACGATCCAGTTCCACCATACTCAGGAAATAGACACCAAGAAGCGTCTACCAACATGGCAGGAGAAAATATATTCTCTATTTCT contains:
- the lcb1 gene encoding serine palmitoyltransferase complex subunit, encoding MSYSTYPFVDDVYAYYNQTVTFLGKLLDILPGSNVLKIYVKSSYQNDPLRTFIEFLLLVFAAYYVLRKPKTSPDNNYVELTGKEVNELVADWKPEPLVSPLDEMEKLELNSLTVLESTHISTKLTDGRSIINFSSFNFLGLAENKYINDATVRTIRECGLGACGPPNFYGSQDKHMRLEKDIASFIGVEATIVYAQSFQTISSVIPAFSKRGDILIVDEACNFAIQKGIQISRSTIRYFKHNDMKDLERILQELENDFQRHNRPLTRRFIITEGISENLGDMVDLSKVVALKKKYKYRLILDESWSFGTCGRTGKGLTEHFSVSPNDVEMIIGSLNTSLAGGGGFCAGSTLMVEHQRLSGMAFIFSAALPAALATASYEAIAILNRDGGSMLNDLRSKCALFHAALTRNEFFDTTSDLESPVIYLHLTKKSIPYNKQVAILQDIVEYCKDQGFLISRAKRVEKMERLKLQPSLRICISTGHTNEQIERLSSLLKENADSMLKKHIESRA
- the sim4 gene encoding CENP-K-like protein Sim4 → MDSNKDHNSPKEPSLTRLNSHKEASFDLLQPDSNAEVELQRVIYKCLKRIGEYHQRESESSKDVQKIYRDCVQEYLHLKKHPALASILKRRTLEDSVNDLEHKLESSKKVKDLLNEEYQQIRQYRRDMETLNTSLSERLKQQDTISRKGKKSFINKKILQEKDDVSKSSMELFTFLNEFLDNHYRELLEGPWSKGNLSANERKQRATIDKFANVNQLEELEELKHVLEELMNQATSSSPSFTKVTNEKILNFLLRSSLCTFDPRDPSLLKFIPFADEF
- the wtf17 gene encoding wtf meiotic driver (syntenic with wtf12 in CBS 15792), whose amino-acid sequence is MKNKYTPISDSDDSSKTLNDEKADSQSSPSDGTPPPYSASTKFIDLEMAPETEESSKKKRYLTPRELAIVFAIFIVYNVCLIVARVILLVYEIPFNQLAVWVLFGVWCALFLSLTIVITQMPKEWFTQAGRATKNVLSAMCIAALYVCFLNVPGFVVYYAAKKLTGFEKINNQFSYAVCFVDSVLFLFLSINGKARESVNSSCVSFVKTVKKSIGMSLSVMVDFLLWDSGTNRGEETPRNEEIELQPLAERAEV